A genomic region of Ochotona princeps isolate mOchPri1 chromosome 17, mOchPri1.hap1, whole genome shotgun sequence contains the following coding sequences:
- the TOB1 gene encoding protein Tob1, with protein sequence MQLEIQVALNFIISYLYNKLPRRRVNIFGEELERLLKKKYEGHWYPEKPYRGSGFRCIHIGEKVDPVIEQASKESGLDIDDVRGNLPQDLSVWIDPFEVSYQIGEKGPVKVLYVDDNNENGCELDKEIKNSFNPEAQVFMPISDPTSSVSSSPSPPFGHSAAVSPTFMPRSTQPLTFTTATFAATKFGSTKMKNSGRSSKVARTSPIHLGVNVNVSDLLKQKAISSSAHSLYGLGLGSQQQPPQQPAQPPPPPPPQQHPPQKTSALSPNAKEFIFPNMQGQSSSPNGMFPGDSSLNLSPLQYSNAFDVFAAYGGLNEKSFVDGLNFSLNNMQYSNQQFQPVMAN encoded by the coding sequence atgcAGCTTGAAATCCAAGTAGCACTCAATTTTATCATTTCATATTTGTACAATAAGCTTCCCAGGAGACGTGTCAACATTTTTGGTGAAGAGCTCGAAAGATTGCTCAAGAAGAAATATGAAGGGCACTGGTATCCTGAAAAGCCATACAGAGGATCAGGGTTTAGATGTATCCACATCGGGGAGAAAGTGGACCCAGTGATCGAGCAAGCGTCCAAAGAGAGTGGGCTGGACATTGACGATGTGCGTGGCAACCTGCCCCAGGACCTCAGCGTTTGGATCGACCCGTTCGAGGTGTCCTACCAGATCGGGGAGAAGGGACCCGTGAAGGTGCTATATGTGgatgataataatgaaaatggATGTGAGCTGGATAAGGAGATCAAAAACAGCTTTAACCCAGAGGCCCAGGTGTTCATGCCCATCAGTGACCCCACCTCCTCGGTGTCCAGCTCCCCGTCTCCTCCCTTTGGCCACTCTGCCGCCGTGAGCCCTACCTTCATGCCCCGGTCCACCCAGCCTCTGACCTTTACCACTGCCACTTTCGCTGCCACCAAGTTCGGCTCCACCAAAATGAAGAACAGCGGGCGCAGCAGCAAGGTGGCCCGCACTTCTCCCATCCACCTCGGCGTGAACGTGAACGTGAGCGACCTCCTCAAGCAGAAAGCCATCTCCTCCTCAGCACACTCTCTGTAcgggctgggcctgggcagccagcagcagccgCCACAGCAGCCCGCCcagccgccgcccccgccgccaccCCAGCAGCACCCGCCGCAGAAAACCTCTGCGCTTTCTCCTAACGCCAAGGAATTTATTTTTCCCAATATGCAGGGTCAAAGTAGTAGTCCCAATGGAATGTTCCCAGGTGACAGCTCCCTCAACCTCAGCCCTCTCCAGTACAGCAATGCCTTTGATGTGTTTGCAGCCTATGGAGGCCTCAACGAGAAGTCTTTTGTAGATGGCTTGAATTTTAGCTTAAATAACATGCAGTATTCTAACCAGCAATTCCAGCCTGTTATGGCTAACTAA